The Paenibacillus sp. FSL R7-0204 genome includes a region encoding these proteins:
- a CDS encoding sensor histidine kinase KdpD: MTGENAAKKRRGRLRIFFGYVPGAGKTRAMLEAAHAEQKNGQQVLAGYIEAHDRADIAELINGLELLPPLDIPVNGTTRREFDLDQAIRKRPDLILLDELAHINAPGVRHKRRVQDVEELLRAGIDVYTTVSIEQLESMTDVVASMTGMPEPARIPDSVFERADQVEFIDISPDIWLERLYEGRIFSTEQLRQEAGELYTPQKLDDLREMALRYRADQFKRFEGRLGERAVETSLYSREHILVCLSSALSNKKVIRTAARMAEALQGEFTALYVETSRTKELTARNKSELRENLRLAEQLDAQVATVYGEDVPGQIVEYAKTSRVSKIILGRSQNRSRWSVGSNFVDKLTAAAPNIDIYIIPDQESALQSKIPQYARPPLLTLADTGKTLGILLVCTIIGLWFKVLGFSEANIITVYILGVLLDAMVTKGRLYSAVTSILSVLVFNYFFTEPYFSLQAYDSGYPVTFLVMLAASFITSTLTLRVKEQARESAQKAYRTEVLLETSRKLQQAKDTPAILSETALQMLKLLDRSIIIYEVVGDGLSEPLLYNKDGSTMDAQKDTLEAEREVAEWALRNNKRAGASTDTFSAAHCLYHAVRSGDTVFAVAGIVMQQEEPLEVFESSLMIAMLGECALALEKDKLNELQKESSLQIRQEQLRANLLRGISHDLRTPLTSISGNAGILIGNSAVLSEEQKQELYSDIYDDSIWLINLVENLLSITRIDNGALHLNFQAELLEEVIAEALLHVNRNKEDHVIRVVLEEELLMARMDSRLIIQVIINLVDNAIKYSGSGSHITLSARQEKGLVVVEVADDGPGISPEAKAKVFEMFYTADNVRGDGRRGLGLGLALCKSIIHAHGGHIEVQDHAPQGTVFRFTLLAEEVNVHE; this comes from the coding sequence ATGACAGGGGAAAATGCAGCAAAGAAGCGGCGCGGAAGGCTGAGGATATTCTTCGGTTATGTACCGGGAGCAGGGAAGACCCGGGCGATGCTGGAGGCTGCCCATGCGGAGCAGAAGAACGGTCAACAGGTGCTGGCGGGCTACATTGAAGCTCATGACAGAGCAGATATAGCGGAGCTTATTAACGGACTGGAGCTGTTGCCGCCGCTGGACATTCCTGTAAACGGGACCACCCGGCGGGAATTCGATCTGGACCAGGCGATCCGCAAGAGGCCGGACCTGATTCTGCTGGATGAACTGGCACACATCAATGCTCCGGGTGTACGCCACAAGCGGCGGGTTCAGGATGTGGAGGAGCTGCTCCGCGCAGGAATAGATGTCTATACTACGGTTAGTATAGAACAGCTGGAAAGTATGACCGATGTTGTAGCATCCATGACTGGAATGCCTGAGCCCGCGCGTATACCCGACAGTGTCTTCGAACGTGCGGACCAGGTCGAGTTCATCGATATCAGTCCGGACATTTGGCTGGAGCGTCTGTATGAGGGGAGAATCTTTTCCACGGAGCAGCTCCGGCAAGAGGCAGGTGAACTGTACACTCCCCAGAAGCTGGACGATTTGCGTGAAATGGCTCTAAGGTACAGGGCGGATCAATTCAAACGTTTTGAGGGCAGGTTAGGGGAACGGGCAGTGGAAACCAGCTTGTATAGCAGGGAGCATATCCTGGTCTGTCTGTCGTCGGCATTATCCAACAAGAAGGTCATCCGCACAGCGGCGAGAATGGCCGAAGCTCTGCAGGGGGAATTCACTGCACTCTACGTGGAGACCTCTCGAACGAAAGAGTTAACGGCGAGGAACAAGTCTGAGCTGCGGGAAAATCTGAGGCTGGCCGAACAGCTTGATGCGCAGGTTGCCACTGTGTACGGGGAGGATGTGCCGGGACAGATCGTCGAATATGCCAAAACCAGCCGGGTCTCCAAAATCATCCTGGGCCGGTCGCAGAATCGCAGCCGCTGGTCAGTTGGTTCGAATTTCGTAGACAAACTGACGGCTGCGGCTCCGAATATCGACATCTACATCATCCCGGATCAAGAGTCTGCCTTGCAATCCAAAATTCCGCAATATGCCAGACCTCCGCTTCTCACCCTGGCTGATACGGGCAAAACCCTGGGGATTCTGCTGGTCTGCACGATCATCGGGTTATGGTTCAAGGTTCTCGGCTTCAGTGAAGCGAACATTATCACTGTCTATATTCTGGGTGTTCTGCTTGATGCGATGGTTACAAAAGGACGGCTGTACAGCGCGGTGACGTCGATTTTGAGCGTGCTGGTCTTTAACTATTTTTTCACCGAGCCTTATTTCTCGCTTCAGGCTTATGATTCGGGGTATCCGGTGACCTTCCTCGTCATGCTGGCCGCCTCGTTTATCACCAGTACGTTAACGCTGCGGGTGAAGGAGCAGGCCAGAGAATCGGCGCAAAAAGCCTACCGCACCGAGGTGCTCCTCGAGACCAGCCGGAAGCTCCAGCAGGCCAAAGACACGCCCGCCATCCTGAGCGAGACCGCGCTGCAAATGCTCAAGCTGTTGGACCGGAGCATCATCATCTATGAGGTTGTGGGCGATGGGCTCTCGGAGCCGCTGCTGTATAACAAGGATGGAAGTACGATGGACGCTCAAAAGGATACGCTGGAAGCGGAACGCGAGGTAGCGGAATGGGCGCTGCGGAACAATAAACGGGCCGGAGCGTCTACCGATACCTTCTCGGCAGCCCATTGTCTGTATCATGCGGTGCGAAGCGGCGATACGGTGTTTGCGGTGGCAGGAATTGTGATGCAGCAGGAAGAGCCGCTGGAGGTATTCGAGTCAAGTCTGATGATTGCTATGCTAGGTGAATGCGCCCTCGCGCTGGAGAAAGACAAGCTGAACGAGCTGCAAAAGGAAAGCTCTCTGCAAATCCGGCAGGAGCAGCTGCGCGCCAATCTGCTGCGCGGCATCTCGCATGATCTGCGTACGCCGCTTACGAGTATTTCCGGTAACGCGGGCATCCTGATCGGCAACTCGGCGGTGCTGAGCGAGGAGCAGAAGCAGGAGCTTTACAGCGATATCTATGACGATTCGATCTGGCTGATCAATCTGGTGGAGAATCTGCTGTCGATTACCCGGATTGATAATGGGGCGCTTCATTTGAATTTTCAGGCGGAGCTGCTGGAGGAAGTGATCGCGGAAGCGCTGCTGCATGTGAACCGCAACAAGGAGGATCATGTGATCCGGGTGGTGCTCGAAGAGGAGCTGCTGATGGCCCGGATGGATTCACGGCTGATCATTCAGGTGATCATCAACCTGGTGGATAATGCAATTAAGTATAGCGGGTCTGGTTCACATATTACCCTTTCCGCCAGACAGGAGAAGGGGCTTGTTGTGGTCGAGGTCGCTGACGACGGACCGGGAATATCCCCGGAAGCGAAGGCCAAAGTGTTCGAGATGTTCTATACGGCGGACAATGTGCGGGGAGATGGCAGGCGCGGTCTGGGTCTGGGCCTTGCGCTCTGCAAATCAATTATTCATGCCCATGGCGGGCATATTGAAGTACAAGATCATGCACCGCAGGGAACGGTCTTCCGCTTCACCCTGCTGGCAGAGGAGGTGAATGTCCATGAATAA
- a CDS encoding SHOCT domain-containing protein has translation MTNEQHSTQGTMEVILANAIKIPGVRVDRREFLAQQFAKYDTYGNMHTILDEGPLEAGISLAVIDKMAKTLIEKRTLLSTAASTAVGLPGGLAMAATIPADTLQFFGVVLRLSQELAYLYGRTDLWEEDSADSEQVTRELTLYLGVMFGVAGSASMLKMLTAKISQQLLKKLPQKALTQTLYYPILKKISAYVGIKITKKTFAQGASKFVPVLGGLLSGGMTYFSMKPMGNRLREALSAASNDYSEAQFELDYEKVKRSAEDEEINVIEGEFFDLGFDSKQEPVTSSAAGKENFSVADELLKFKQLLDMGVITQEEFDRKKSELLNG, from the coding sequence ATGACAAACGAACAACACAGCACCCAAGGTACAATGGAAGTAATTCTGGCGAATGCAATCAAGATTCCAGGAGTGCGGGTAGACCGTCGTGAATTCCTCGCCCAGCAGTTTGCCAAATATGATACTTATGGGAATATGCACACTATACTGGACGAAGGGCCGCTTGAAGCCGGAATTAGCCTGGCTGTGATTGATAAAATGGCGAAAACGTTAATTGAGAAACGGACCCTTCTGAGTACAGCAGCCTCGACAGCCGTTGGACTTCCAGGCGGATTAGCCATGGCAGCGACTATTCCGGCAGATACCCTGCAGTTTTTTGGCGTAGTGCTGCGATTGTCTCAAGAGCTGGCTTATCTGTATGGCCGCACGGACCTGTGGGAGGAAGATTCTGCAGATTCAGAGCAAGTTACCCGGGAGCTGACTTTGTATCTGGGCGTTATGTTTGGAGTGGCTGGTTCAGCTTCCATGCTGAAGATGTTGACCGCGAAGATCTCTCAGCAGCTATTGAAGAAGCTTCCGCAGAAAGCTTTGACCCAGACCTTGTACTACCCGATTCTCAAGAAAATCTCCGCTTACGTCGGAATCAAAATCACGAAAAAAACCTTCGCCCAAGGCGCATCAAAATTCGTACCCGTTCTGGGCGGACTCCTCTCTGGCGGAATGACTTATTTCTCGATGAAACCGATGGGCAATCGTCTGCGTGAAGCCTTGTCGGCTGCCAGCAACGACTACTCTGAGGCACAGTTCGAGCTGGATTACGAAAAAGTGAAGCGTTCGGCAGAAGATGAAGAGATTAACGTAATTGAAGGAGAATTCTTTGATTTGGGCTTTGACTCGAAGCAAGAGCCGGTAACCTCATCTGCTGCGGGCAAAGAGAACTTCAGTGTGGCTGATGAACTCCTGAAATTCAAACAGCTGCTGGATATGGGCGTGATCACTCAAGAGGAATTTGACCGTAAAAAGTCGGAATTGTTGAACGGCTAA
- a CDS encoding RCC1 domain-containing protein, whose protein sequence is MHTNSLSAIAAGYRHSVLLLPDGSMRACGENTYGQCEVSSWRHIVAVAAGNAHTGNSHTVGLRPDGTVIAAGWNKHDQCNVGDWHDIVAVAAGWRRTVGLKADGTVVAAGRNNEGQCEVNGWADIVAVTAGDWHTVGLKADGTAITAGNNRYGQRNVNGWQELTMISAGYLHTTGLRADGTVVAAGLNKRGQGEVGSWRKIKAIAAGSHHTIGLQSDGTVTATGWNDYGQCEVSGWTDIVTIAAGCTHTLGLQKDGTVVAAGSNAYGQCDVKNSYERCLKQGS, encoded by the coding sequence ATGCATACCAACTCATTATCCGCCATCGCGGCGGGATACCGCCATTCCGTTCTGCTGCTGCCGGACGGATCAATGCGGGCTTGCGGCGAAAATACATACGGGCAATGCGAGGTAAGCAGCTGGCGTCATATTGTTGCAGTTGCAGCGGGCAATGCTCATACAGGGAATTCGCATACAGTAGGGCTAAGGCCGGACGGAACGGTGATCGCGGCCGGCTGGAATAAGCATGATCAATGCAACGTGGGCGATTGGCACGATATCGTTGCGGTTGCGGCAGGCTGGCGGCGTACGGTCGGGCTGAAGGCAGACGGAACGGTGGTTGCGGCGGGAAGAAACAACGAAGGTCAATGTGAGGTCAATGGCTGGGCGGATATCGTTGCGGTTACAGCAGGAGACTGGCACACAGTTGGACTCAAGGCCGATGGTACGGCTATTACGGCGGGGAACAACCGCTATGGGCAGCGGAATGTGAATGGCTGGCAGGAGCTGACGATGATATCAGCGGGTTATCTTCATACGACCGGACTCAGAGCAGACGGTACAGTAGTAGCTGCAGGGCTGAACAAGCGCGGACAAGGTGAAGTAGGCAGCTGGCGCAAGATTAAGGCCATCGCGGCAGGCAGTCATCATACGATAGGCCTACAATCGGATGGTACGGTGACGGCTACAGGCTGGAATGATTACGGGCAATGCGAGGTGAGCGGCTGGACGGATATTGTTACTATTGCGGCAGGCTGCACTCACACGCTCGGTCTTCAGAAGGATGGCACAGTGGTTGCGGCGGGGAGTAATGCATATGGGCAATGTGATGTTAAAAATAGCTATGAACGCTGCCTAAAACAGGGATCATAG
- a CDS encoding FMN-binding protein, whose protein sequence is MKKKWKRNLLLLCLTAILVGLIGSGAALLYTEKERREARNVEIDQVNFNTLHAGEYTGEYAGGMYKWRANKVLVTVTAHKVTAIQLLDHAENQPAASADELFGKVIQAQSLQVDSISGATLTSKAYLKAIENALHKGVEK, encoded by the coding sequence ATGAAAAAGAAGTGGAAACGCAACCTGCTGCTGCTGTGCCTAACCGCGATTCTCGTGGGACTAATCGGTTCAGGCGCGGCCTTGCTCTATACAGAGAAAGAGCGCAGGGAAGCGCGGAATGTAGAGATTGATCAAGTGAACTTCAACACGCTGCATGCGGGTGAGTATACAGGTGAATATGCTGGCGGAATGTATAAATGGAGGGCAAATAAGGTTCTGGTTACTGTCACGGCGCACAAAGTGACAGCGATCCAGCTCCTGGACCATGCGGAGAATCAGCCTGCGGCGTCCGCAGATGAATTGTTCGGCAAAGTGATCCAAGCTCAATCGCTTCAGGTAGACAGCATCAGCGGTGCCACGCTTACAAGCAAAGCCTACCTCAAGGCTATTGAGAATGCGCTTCACAAGGGCGTTGAAAAGTAA
- a CDS encoding flavodoxin family protein, whose translation MKKVIAIIGNQQKNNTYRAVCEFEAQLRTYGEVEVEYIFLKDYRLEFCRGCKVCFNKGEEYCPLKDDRDVLIEKLESADGVIMATPNYAFHVSAAMKNLLDRLAYVFHRPQFFGKTYTSIVNQGIHGGNAIVKYLSSMGENLGFQVTTGCVLSTMEPVTTVAAQKNAVRIRKSAARFYKGLMCPAPPTPTLFRLLMFRLSRTSIQHMLDERSKDYRHYQANGWFEAAYYYPVSLGPVKSLAGHLFDRIGKRMAKRA comes from the coding sequence GGCTCAACTCCGAACCTATGGGGAGGTAGAGGTTGAGTATATTTTTCTGAAGGATTACAGGCTTGAATTCTGCCGTGGATGCAAAGTGTGCTTCAATAAAGGTGAAGAATATTGTCCGCTCAAAGATGACCGGGATGTGCTGATCGAGAAGCTGGAGAGTGCGGACGGTGTGATTATGGCGACTCCCAATTATGCGTTCCATGTCTCGGCAGCGATGAAGAATCTATTGGACCGGCTGGCGTATGTGTTCCATCGGCCGCAGTTCTTCGGCAAGACCTATACGTCGATCGTCAATCAGGGGATTCACGGCGGGAATGCGATTGTCAAATATCTTAGCAGCATGGGAGAGAATCTGGGTTTCCAGGTTACCACAGGGTGTGTGCTTAGTACGATGGAGCCAGTGACCACAGTAGCCGCGCAGAAAAATGCAGTGAGAATCCGCAAGTCTGCGGCCCGCTTCTACAAAGGACTCATGTGTCCGGCGCCGCCGACACCCACATTGTTCCGCTTGCTGATGTTCCGGCTGTCCCGGACCAGTATTCAGCATATGCTGGATGAGCGGTCGAAGGATTACCGGCATTACCAGGCTAACGGCTGGTTTGAAGCGGCGTATTATTATCCGGTCTCGCTGGGTCCTGTCAAGAGCTTGGCCGGACATCTGTTCGACAGGATCGGTAAAAGAATGGCTAAACGCGCTTAA